From bacterium, the proteins below share one genomic window:
- a CDS encoding phage tail tube protein: protein MARLKGKSTELMMSLYTKELTYDAGVTMNDTNACSMKGYTVEEDWPDEVQSDREEITGSEFATVQEIITKGFSTPVGIPKARPNDIIGLMALAMGGGVTSTQDGVTGAYTHKVALAGIEAAMPSIQSEIKKGGIQYGYKGVMCNSIKLACDAGQPVSVEVELIGSGTRATSATAFASKITESWVKASQALAWLESGTDISISASLVQGAEDISSATPADLKARIKRFEFSLNNNMEGDFGYGSEVFQVLDKGIRELGLMVDLTFADATEMNHFLNQDNLALELDFKGAQVPTASTLYYGFQLVVPRCRLQKVPLPKGGPMDALTQSLEVEFLDDGTNQVFLFEGYNAKSQYLA, encoded by the coding sequence ATGGCACGACTCAAGGGAAAGTCCACCGAGCTGATGATGAGCCTCTACACCAAGGAGCTCACCTACGACGCCGGTGTGACGATGAACGACACGAACGCCTGCAGCATGAAGGGCTACACGGTGGAGGAGGACTGGCCGGATGAGGTCCAGAGCGACCGGGAGGAGATCACGGGATCGGAGTTCGCTACCGTCCAGGAAATCATCACAAAGGGATTCTCGACGCCGGTGGGGATCCCGAAGGCCAGGCCCAACGACATCATCGGCCTGATGGCCCTGGCCATGGGAGGGGGCGTCACCTCCACTCAGGACGGCGTCACGGGAGCCTACACCCATAAGGTGGCCCTCGCCGGCATCGAGGCGGCAATGCCGTCCATCCAGTCGGAGATCAAAAAGGGAGGGATCCAGTACGGTTACAAGGGCGTGATGTGCAACTCCATCAAGCTGGCTTGCGACGCCGGGCAGCCGGTGTCCGTAGAGGTGGAGCTTATAGGCAGCGGGACCCGAGCGACATCCGCGACCGCCTTCGCCAGCAAGATCACCGAGAGCTGGGTGAAGGCTTCCCAGGCGCTCGCCTGGCTGGAGAGCGGCACCGACATCAGCATCTCGGCCAGCCTCGTCCAGGGGGCAGAGGATATCTCCTCCGCGACACCGGCCGACCTGAAGGCGCGTATCAAGCGGTTCGAGTTCAGCCTGAACAACAACATGGAGGGGGATTTCGGTTACGGTAGCGAGGTGTTCCAGGTCCTCGACAAGGGGATCCGGGAGCTCGGGCTGATGGTCGACCTGACCTTCGCCGATGCCACGGAAATGAACCATTTCCTCAACCAGGACAACCTGGCCCTCGAGTTGGACTTCAAGGGCGCCCAGGTACCGACGGCATCCACCTTGTACTACGGATTCCAGCTGGTGGTCCCACGCTGCCGGTTGCAAAAGGTCCCCTTGCCCAAGGGCGGACCGATGGACGCCCTCACCCAGTCTCTCGAGGTGGAGTTCCTCGATGATGGGACGAACCAGGTATTTCTGTTCGAGGGATACAACGCCAAGAGTCAGTACCTGGCATAG